One Spea bombifrons isolate aSpeBom1 chromosome 1, aSpeBom1.2.pri, whole genome shotgun sequence DNA window includes the following coding sequences:
- the LOC128483538 gene encoding uncharacterized protein LOC128483538, translated as MRFNIEKCKVMHYGKNNKNATYSLNGISLGETTNEKDLGITVDNRLDNSAQCQQAAARANKVLACIKRGIDSREEDIILPLYRSLVRPHLEYAVQFWAPVLKKDIMELEKVQRRATKLIRGLGDTSYEERLKKLKLYTLEKRRLRGDMITLYKYMQGQYKELFSDLFINRNIQRTRGHPLRLEERRFHRRQRKGFFTVRTIKVWNSLPREVVLSNTLDTFKRGLDIFLERHDIQGYK; from the coding sequence atgaggttcaatatagagaaatgcaaagttatgcattatggtaaaaataataaaaatgcaacctattctttaaatggaatatccttgggggaaactaccaatgagaaggatttaggaataacggttgacaacagacttgacaacagtgcgcaatgccagcaagcagctgcgagggccaataaggttttagcatgcataaaaagaggtattgattcaagggaggaggatatcatcttgcctctgtacaggtcattggtaagacctcaccttgaatatgcggtacaattctgggcaccggtccttaaaaaggacattatggaattagaaaaagtgcaaaggagggctacaaaattaataaggggattgggagataccagttatgaagagagactaaaaaagttaaaattatatacactggaaaaacggcgtctcagaggggatatgataacattatataaatacatgcagggccaatataaagagctcttcagtgacctgttcattaacagaaatatacaaagaacaagaggtcaccctctgagactggaagagcgcagatttcatagacgacaaaggaagggattcttcacagtgaggacaattaaggtatggaattcacttccaagggaggtagtgttatccaatacattagataccttcaaaaggggcctcgatattttcttagaaaggcacgatatacagggatataaatag